The Mycolicibacterium monacense genome contains the following window.
ATACATGGGCAGTCTGCTGTCGGCGTTCTTCGAGTCGATGGGCAGCGGGGTCGCCAACGACGACGCCGGCGACCTCGACATGCACGAGGCCATCGACAGCGGCCTGGCCGACGCGGTGAACGACAACGACAGCAAGTTCCCACCGGACTTCAGACTGTCGAAGTCGAACCGCGCGAAACCGGAGTGACGATGGGAGCGGATGTCGACAGTGATCCCCAGCGGGGGCCACTCGACGGTTTCCGGGTCGTCGACCTGTCGACCGGGATCGCGGGCGCCTACTGCACGAAGCTGCTCGTCGACGGTGGCGCGGAGGTGGTCAAGGTCGAACCGCCCGAGGGCGACCCGCTGCGGCGGTGGTCGGCGTCGGGCGCGGACACCGGCGGTGACGGCGCACTGTTCTCGTACCTGGCGTGCTCCAAGCACAGTGTGGTGGCCGACCCCGCCGAATCCTCGGACATCGCGTTCGTCGAGGATCTGCTGGCATCGGCCGACGCGGTGGTGTGGTCGCGGGGGTCGGCGCTGGCCGAGCACCCCGACGTGGCGCCCGTGGCGATCCACCGGCGCCACCCGGGCCTGATCGTCACCGCGATCACCCCGTTCGGCCTCGACGGACCGTGGACCGACCGCCCGGCAACCGAATTCACGCTGCAGGCGTGGTCGGGCGGGATCGTCGGACTGGGCCGCGGCGCCCCGGACCGGGCGCCGGTGTACGTCGGCGGACAGGTCGGTGAGTACCTCGCCGGTGCGTACGCGAGCGCCGCGACGCTGGCCGTCCGTCTCCGCGGTGTCGGCGAGCTGATCGACCTGTCGATGCTCGAGACCCAGATCCTCGGGCTGACCTACTACCCGGTGACCTACCACCAGATGCTGGGCCGGCCGTGGCGCGACGCCCGCAAGCTCACCGTGCCCGGGATCGCCCGCGCCAAGGACGGTCTGGTCGACATCGGTTGCGGGACCGCGCAGCAGTGGTTCGACCTGTGCGCGATGACCGGACACGACGAGTGGATCGACGAGGATTCGCCGCTGTCGATCACCGAACAGGCCAACGAGAAGGCCAAGGAGCTCTACGCCTGGGTGGCCGAGCAGACCGTCGACGAGATCCGCGACCTCGCGTCGGCCTTCCGCATCCCCAACGCGCCGGTGGCCAACGGTGAGACCGTGGCGACCCTCGACCACTACGTCGAACGTGGATCGTTCGTGACCAACCCCCGCGACGGGTTCACCCAGCCCGGCCCGCCCTACCGGCTCAACCCGCCGGTGCTGCGGACCCCACAGCCCGCGCCGCGCCTCGGCGAGCACACCGAGACCTACCGCCGAAACAGCATTCCCGGTCGTCAAGCCGGCGGCTTGGCAGCAGGGAATCCTGTTTCGGCGCAACCGACGGGCGCACAGCTGCCGTTCGAGGGGTTGCGGGTGCTCGACCTGACGACGTTCTGGGCGGGTCCGTCGTGCACCCACATCCTGGCGTTGCTCGGCGCCGAGGTGATCCACGTCGAGTCGGCGCGGCGCCCGGACGGCACCCGGCTGATCGCAGGCATCCCCGCCACCGAGCAGCAGTGGTGGGAGCGCTCGCCGATCTTCTCCGGGCTGAACACCAACAAGAAGGGTCTGACCCTCGACCTGCACACCCCGCGCGGACGGGAACTGCTCAACCGGCTCATCGAGACCGCCGACGTGGTCGCCGAGAACTTCACCCCCAGGGTGCTCGACCACCTCGGCCTCGACTTCGCCGCCGTCCAGGCGCTGCGCCCCGACGCGATCATGCTGCGCATGCCGGGTTTCGGCCTCGACGGGCCGTGGCGGGACAACCCCGCGTTCGCCTACGTCATCGAGGCCGCGGCCGGGATCAGTTGGCTCACCGGCTATCCCGACCGCAACCCCAACGAGCCGTACTCGGTGGGCGACCCCAACGCCGGCATCCACGCACTCAACGGCCTGCTGCTGGCGCTCGAACACCGGCGCCGCACCGGGCAGGGCGTCCTGGTCGAGGCCGCGATGGTGGACGCCGCACTCAACGTCGCCGCCGAACAGGTCATCGAGTACAGCGCCTACGGCGCGCTGCTCGGCCGGTCGGGCAACCGCGGGCCGACCGCGGCCCCGCAGAACCTCTACCTCAGCGATGGGATCGACGAATTCGGCCGTCCCGACATCTGGGTCGCGATCGCGGTGGCCACCGACGCGCAATGGGATGCGCTGTGCGCGGCCATCGGCGCCGCCGACTGGGCCTCGGACCCCGCGCTGGCCACCCAGGCCGGCCGCCGCGCCGCACACGACGAGATCGACGAACGGCTCGAGCGGTGGTGCGGTCAGCGCAGCGCCGACGACATCGTCGAAATCCTCTGGACGGCTGGGGTTCCGGTCGCGAAGGTCATGCAGCCGCACCGGCAGACCGAACTGCCTCAACTCACCCATCGCGGGTTCTTCGAAGAGGTCGCCCACCCGGTGAACCCGCCCGCCCCGCACAGTTCGCTGCCGTTCCGGCTGTCGGCCGGGCCGCAGCGATTCCACCGTCATCCGGCGCCGTTGCTCGGGGAGCACACCGAAGAGCTTCTCGCCGAACTGGGCCTCACCGCGGACGACATCGCCCGACTCGCCGCCGACAAGGTGATCGGCCACACCGTCTGACTGGTTGACTGGCGCCATGGCCATCGACCCGTCCGGCATCCTGCTCACCGACCGCGTCGCCGTGGTCACCGGCGGCGGCGCCGGTATCGGCCTCGGTATCGCCGCGGGTCTGGCGGCGTTCGGCGCCCGGGTGGCGATCTGGGAGCGTGACGCCGACCGCTGTGCGGTCGCCGCGGAATCCGTCGGCGGGCTCGGTATCGTCACCGATGTCCGCGACAGCGCCGCGGTGACGGCGGCCCTCGACCGCACGGTCGCCGAACTGGGCACGGTGACGATCCTGGTCAACAACGCGGGCGGTACGTTCTCCTCACCGCTGCTGGAGACCAGCGAAAACGCCTGGGACGCACTGTACAA
Protein-coding sequences here:
- a CDS encoding CaiB/BaiF CoA transferase family protein translates to MGADVDSDPQRGPLDGFRVVDLSTGIAGAYCTKLLVDGGAEVVKVEPPEGDPLRRWSASGADTGGDGALFSYLACSKHSVVADPAESSDIAFVEDLLASADAVVWSRGSALAEHPDVAPVAIHRRHPGLIVTAITPFGLDGPWTDRPATEFTLQAWSGGIVGLGRGAPDRAPVYVGGQVGEYLAGAYASAATLAVRLRGVGELIDLSMLETQILGLTYYPVTYHQMLGRPWRDARKLTVPGIARAKDGLVDIGCGTAQQWFDLCAMTGHDEWIDEDSPLSITEQANEKAKELYAWVAEQTVDEIRDLASAFRIPNAPVANGETVATLDHYVERGSFVTNPRDGFTQPGPPYRLNPPVLRTPQPAPRLGEHTETYRRNSIPGRQAGGLAAGNPVSAQPTGAQLPFEGLRVLDLTTFWAGPSCTHILALLGAEVIHVESARRPDGTRLIAGIPATEQQWWERSPIFSGLNTNKKGLTLDLHTPRGRELLNRLIETADVVAENFTPRVLDHLGLDFAAVQALRPDAIMLRMPGFGLDGPWRDNPAFAYVIEAAAGISWLTGYPDRNPNEPYSVGDPNAGIHALNGLLLALEHRRRTGQGVLVEAAMVDAALNVAAEQVIEYSAYGALLGRSGNRGPTAAPQNLYLSDGIDEFGRPDIWVAIAVATDAQWDALCAAIGAADWASDPALATQAGRRAAHDEIDERLERWCGQRSADDIVEILWTAGVPVAKVMQPHRQTELPQLTHRGFFEEVAHPVNPPAPHSSLPFRLSAGPQRFHRHPAPLLGEHTEELLAELGLTADDIARLAADKVIGHTV